The following nucleotide sequence is from Candidatus Bipolaricaulis sibiricus.
CGCCGCTCTCTGGTCCGGGCCGGGTCCGGCAGCCCGCGCCTCCCCAAGCACCCGAACGTCGATCCCCCGCTGCGCAGCAGCGGCGAGCGCACCCAGCAGGTCCGCCGTCGCCCCGTTGCCCGCGTAGGCACGGATGTCCGACAGAGCAGCGAGAACCTCCCGCTCCGCCGACGCGATGAGCTGGGTCACGAACGGGTCGTACATGGGGAGCTCCGGCGTCGTCCCCAGCGGCACCACTGGGATCCCGACCCCTGTCCACGCCACCGCGAAGACCAGAATGGCAAAGCACTTCATCGCTGGTTATCATAGCAGACCCATGAGCCGCGAGCTGGCCCCCCACGAACTCCGCCGGGTGTGCGATCCGCAGACGTTCTCTTTCGCGACCACCGACAGCCTGGAGCCCCTCACGGACATCGTCGGGCAAGCGCGGGCGATGGAAGCCCTCTGGCTCGGGCTCTCGCTTGACGATCCCCAACACCGGTACAACCTCTACGTGTCGGGCGAACCAGGGCTGGGCAAGACCTCCGCCATATCGCGGCTCCTGGCCCAGGTATCCCAGAACAGGCCCGTACCCCCGGACATCTGCTATGTCCACAATTTCCGGGTGCCCCACGTTCCGCGGTACCTCCTCCTGCCCGCAGGACGTGGTCAGGAGCTCAAGCTCGACATGGAGCGCTGCATCGAGTTCCTGTCCCATGAGCTGCCGCGGGTGCTCGATTCCGACGAGTTCAAGGCCCGGGCGAAAAAGGAGCGCGATCGGTTCTCCCGCGAGCGCGAGGCCGAGTTCCACGAACTGGAGAGAAAGGCAACCCAGCTGGGGTTCTCCATCCAGCGCACCCCGGTCGGCATCAACACCATCCCTCTCAAGGAGGACGGGACCCCCTACTCCCAGGAGGAGTACGGATCGCTGTCCGAAGGCGAGCGAAGCGAGATCCTGCGCCGGCAGGAGGAGCTTCAGGGGTTGATCCGGGATGCGTTTCAGCGTCTGAACCGGCTCGACGAGACTTGGCAGGAGGCTCAGCACCTTCTGACCAAACAGGCGGTCGAGTTCCTCGTCGAGCCGCGGTTCGCCCAGCTCCGGGACAAGTACAGCGGCCTCGAGCGGGTGCAGACGTTCCTCGCCGAGGTGAAGGCCGACATCCTGGAGAACGTCGAGCAGCTCCAGGGCGCGAACAAGAAAGCCCCACCCATGCTCCCGATTCCCGTTCCCGACACGGGAGACCGGTTCCTGCGGTATCGGGTCAACGTGGTCGTCGATCGGTCGGGGTGCACTGGAGCGCCGGTGGTCGTGGAGGGCAACGCCACCTACAGCAACCTGTTCGGGACCATTGAGCGTCGCGTCCAGTTCGGTGCCGTGACCACGGACTTCACCCAGATTCGAGGAGGGGCCCTTCATCGGGCGAACGGGGGGTACCTCGTCCTCACCGCGACGAACCTCCTCCGGTTTCCCCTGTCCTGGGAGGCGCTCAAGATCGCGCTCAAGGCCGGGCAGATCCGGATCGAGGACCCCGCGCAAATGCTCGGCTTCGCGTCCACGGAGGGGCTGCGGCCGGAGCCGCTCCCCCTCGATGTGAAGATCCTCCTTGTGGGGTCTCCGTACCTATACTACCTCCTCCACTACTACGACGAGGACTTCCGGAAGTTCTTCGGAATCCGCGCCGACTTCGACACCGAGATGCCCTGGACCGAGGAATCCGTACAGGCCTTGGCCCGGTTCGTGCGAACGTGCCGCGACGACAACCCGGCAGCACTCCCGTTCACACCGTCGGGACTGGCGCGGCTCGTCGAGCACGCCGCGGAACTCGCGGGCAGCCAGACGAAGCTCGCCACCCGGTTCGGAGCGCTGGCTTCGCTGGTGGCCGAGGCCAGCTTCTGGGCACGGGCAGCAGGAGCAACCGCGGTCGACGGGGACCACGTCCGCCAGGCGATCGCCAAGGGGCGGCACCGTCACTCCCTGCTCGCGGAGCGCGTGCGGGAGTGGATCCGTCGGGGCAAGCTCGTCGTTCGCGTCCACGGAGAGTCGGTGGGCCAGGTCAACGGTCTGGCCGTGATCGACCTGGGGGACTTTGCGTTCGGGAAGCCCACGCGGATCACCGCGAACGTGTTCACCGCCAGGAGCGGGGTCGTAGACATCGAACGCGAGGCTGAGCTGGGGGGGAAGCTGCACACGAAGGGGGTCATGATCCTCAAGGGCTACCTCGCTGCCCAGTTCGGGGGACGCAAGCCCCTCTCCCTCGGGGCCAGCCTCGCCCTCGAGCAATCCTACTCCGGGGTCGAGGGGGACTCCGCGTCCGCGGCGGAGCTGTTCGCCCTTCTCTCAGCCCTGTCTGGAGTCCCCGCCCGCCAAGGAGTGGCGGTCACGGGGGCGGTGGACCAGAAGGGCCGGCTCCAGGCGATCGGGGGGATCAACGAGAAGGTCGAGGGCCACTTCCTGGTCTGCCGAGAGCTCGGGCTGGACGGGAACCAGGGTGTGATCCTTCCCGCGGCCAACGTGGACGACCTCATGCTCCCCGAGGACGTGGTCCAGGCCGTCGCAGCGAAACGGTTTCACCTCTGGAGCTGCACCACCGTCGAAGAAGGGGTCGAGGTGCTGTTCGGGCTCCCCGCTGGGCAACCGGCTGCCGACGGAACCTACCCTCCAGGTACCCTCTTCCACCGTGTGGAAGAGCGCCTGAACGAGATCCGCGCCCAGCTCCGGGCCGAGCGGCCGGTTCCGGACGACGAGAAGACCGCCTGACCGGCACCGCTGGCCACCAACGCCGAGCCGGCCCGCCGTTTCGGCACCGGCCACGGGAGCCCTGCGGCGT
It contains:
- a CDS encoding ATP-dependent protease La, which translates into the protein MSRELAPHELRRVCDPQTFSFATTDSLEPLTDIVGQARAMEALWLGLSLDDPQHRYNLYVSGEPGLGKTSAISRLLAQVSQNRPVPPDICYVHNFRVPHVPRYLLLPAGRGQELKLDMERCIEFLSHELPRVLDSDEFKARAKKERDRFSREREAEFHELERKATQLGFSIQRTPVGINTIPLKEDGTPYSQEEYGSLSEGERSEILRRQEELQGLIRDAFQRLNRLDETWQEAQHLLTKQAVEFLVEPRFAQLRDKYSGLERVQTFLAEVKADILENVEQLQGANKKAPPMLPIPVPDTGDRFLRYRVNVVVDRSGCTGAPVVVEGNATYSNLFGTIERRVQFGAVTTDFTQIRGGALHRANGGYLVLTATNLLRFPLSWEALKIALKAGQIRIEDPAQMLGFASTEGLRPEPLPLDVKILLVGSPYLYYLLHYYDEDFRKFFGIRADFDTEMPWTEESVQALARFVRTCRDDNPAALPFTPSGLARLVEHAAELAGSQTKLATRFGALASLVAEASFWARAAGATAVDGDHVRQAIAKGRHRHSLLAERVREWIRRGKLVVRVHGESVGQVNGLAVIDLGDFAFGKPTRITANVFTARSGVVDIEREAELGGKLHTKGVMILKGYLAAQFGGRKPLSLGASLALEQSYSGVEGDSASAAELFALLSALSGVPARQGVAVTGAVDQKGRLQAIGGINEKVEGHFLVCRELGLDGNQGVILPAANVDDLMLPEDVVQAVAAKRFHLWSCTTVEEGVEVLFGLPAGQPAADGTYPPGTLFHRVEERLNEIRAQLRAERPVPDDEKTA